The Amaranthus tricolor cultivar Red isolate AtriRed21 chromosome 6, ASM2621246v1, whole genome shotgun sequence genome has a segment encoding these proteins:
- the LOC130815214 gene encoding uncharacterized protein LOC130815214 isoform X1: MKLKQLEGLLGNLDQFTAPKIELEQYPTGPHIASRMLFTAENSFGDVSGKVVADFGCGCGTLGIAAALLGADHVVGFDVDADSLEIAYLNAEELELDVNFVQCDIRNFEFREKIIDTIVMNPPFGTRKKGADMDFLSVALKVASQAVYSLHKTTTRDHIRRAAMRDYNAKSAEVLCELRYDVPQLYKFHKKKEVDIAVDLWRFVPIDAA; this comes from the exons ATGAAGCTCAAGCAATTAGAGGGTCTCCTCGGAAATCTTGATCAGTTTACTGCTCCTAAG ATTGAACTTGAACAGTACCCAACTGGCCCTCACATTGCTTCTCGCATGCTATTCACT GCTGAGAATTCATTTGGGGATGTGAGTGGCAAAGTTGTGGCTGATTTTGGCTGTGGGTGTGGCACATTGGGAATTGCTGCTGCCCTCTTGGGTGCTGA TCATGTTGTAGGTTTTGATGTGGATGCCGATTCGCTTGAGATTGCATATTTGAATGCAGAAGAGCTTGAG CTGGATGTAAATTTTGTCCAATGTGACATCCGAAATTTTGAATTTAGAG AGAAAATCATTGATACAATTGTGATGAATCCTCCTTTTGGAACCCGCAAGAAGGGGGCTGACATGGATTTTCTATCTGTAGCTTTGAAG GTTGCTTCTCAAGCGGTATATTCTCTGCATAAGACGACAACGAGAGAT CATATCAGAAGGGCAGCCATGAGAGACTATAATGCTAAAAGTGCGGAGGTTTTGTGTGAG CTCCGATATGACGTCCCACAACTGTACAAGTTTCATAAGAAAAAGGAGGTTGATATCGCAGTGGACCTTTGGCGATTTGTTCCCATTGATGCCGCTTAA
- the LOC130815214 gene encoding uncharacterized protein LOC130815214 isoform X2, producing the protein MKLKQLEGLLGNLDQFTAPKIELEQYPTGPHIASRMLFTAENSFGDVSGKVVADFGCGCGTLGIAAALLGADHVVGFDVDADSLEIAYLNAEELELDVNFVQCDIRNFEFREKIIDTIVMNPPFGTRKKGADMDFLSVALKVASQAVYSLHKTTTRDLRYDVPQLYKFHKKKEVDIAVDLWRFVPIDAA; encoded by the exons ATGAAGCTCAAGCAATTAGAGGGTCTCCTCGGAAATCTTGATCAGTTTACTGCTCCTAAG ATTGAACTTGAACAGTACCCAACTGGCCCTCACATTGCTTCTCGCATGCTATTCACT GCTGAGAATTCATTTGGGGATGTGAGTGGCAAAGTTGTGGCTGATTTTGGCTGTGGGTGTGGCACATTGGGAATTGCTGCTGCCCTCTTGGGTGCTGA TCATGTTGTAGGTTTTGATGTGGATGCCGATTCGCTTGAGATTGCATATTTGAATGCAGAAGAGCTTGAG CTGGATGTAAATTTTGTCCAATGTGACATCCGAAATTTTGAATTTAGAG AGAAAATCATTGATACAATTGTGATGAATCCTCCTTTTGGAACCCGCAAGAAGGGGGCTGACATGGATTTTCTATCTGTAGCTTTGAAG GTTGCTTCTCAAGCGGTATATTCTCTGCATAAGACGACAACGAGAGAT CTCCGATATGACGTCCCACAACTGTACAAGTTTCATAAGAAAAAGGAGGTTGATATCGCAGTGGACCTTTGGCGATTTGTTCCCATTGATGCCGCTTAA